A stretch of the Bacillus anthracis str. Vollum genome encodes the following:
- a CDS encoding GNAT family N-acetyltransferase: protein MMKIYETDRLHLREIDESYAEKVLQYYDRNREFLKAWEEYRPEDFFTLDYQKKKLQKDRKEFAEGKIIRLWIFKKGDDTKIIGCISFNLIVRGIYQSCVLSYKLDKEELNKGYTTEALRKAIQVAFEEFQLHRIEAPIMPRNLASIQVVTKIGFQYEGVSRKMLMVNGVWEDHMRWVLLNE, encoded by the coding sequence ATGATGAAAATATATGAAACAGATCGTTTACATTTAAGGGAAATTGATGAGTCGTATGCTGAAAAAGTTCTTCAATACTACGACAGAAATCGTGAATTTTTAAAAGCTTGGGAAGAGTATAGACCAGAGGATTTTTTTACGTTAGATTATCAAAAGAAAAAGTTACAAAAGGATAGAAAAGAGTTCGCAGAAGGTAAAATCATTAGATTATGGATTTTTAAAAAGGGTGATGATACGAAAATAATTGGATGTATTTCCTTTAATTTAATCGTTCGCGGAATTTACCAATCTTGTGTACTCAGTTATAAATTAGATAAGGAAGAGTTAAACAAAGGTTATACGACAGAAGCGCTTAGAAAAGCTATTCAAGTTGCTTTTGAGGAATTTCAATTACATCGTATAGAAGCACCGATTATGCCACGAAATTTAGCATCTATACAAGTAGTGACGAAGATAGGTTTTCAGTATGAGGGCGTGTCTAGGAAAATGTTAATGGTTAATGGAGTGTGGGAAGATCATATGCGCTGGGTATTGTTGAATGAGTAA
- the sdaAB gene encoding L-serine ammonia-lyase, iron-sulfur-dependent subunit beta, with product MKYRSVFDIIGPVMIGPSSSHTAGAARMGQVACQLFRHEPERVSISLYGSFAKTYRGHGTDVALIGGILGFETDDLRIPEALEIAKERNIEVEFIEEDANAPHPNTARIRLYKGEEEIEVVACSIGGGKIEVVELNGFDLQLSGTSPALLIVNNDRFGAIAAVASILAKQEINISTMSVSRKEKGRRALMVIETDEILADEVIEEIKAQQNICQVTIME from the coding sequence ATGAAGTATCGCTCAGTATTTGATATTATTGGTCCAGTTATGATTGGTCCATCAAGTTCACATACAGCAGGTGCAGCAAGAATGGGGCAAGTTGCTTGCCAGCTGTTTCGTCATGAACCAGAAAGAGTAAGCATTTCATTATATGGATCATTTGCAAAGACGTATCGTGGGCATGGTACAGATGTAGCGCTAATAGGTGGGATATTAGGATTTGAAACAGATGACTTACGTATTCCAGAGGCGCTAGAGATAGCAAAAGAGCGCAACATCGAAGTAGAATTCATTGAAGAAGATGCAAATGCACCTCACCCAAATACAGCGAGAATTCGTTTGTATAAAGGTGAAGAAGAAATTGAAGTTGTTGCTTGCTCAATTGGTGGCGGTAAAATTGAAGTTGTAGAATTAAACGGATTCGATCTTCAATTATCAGGCACGAGTCCAGCACTACTTATTGTAAATAACGATCGCTTCGGTGCTATTGCAGCAGTAGCCTCAATCCTTGCGAAACAAGAGATTAACATTAGTACAATGAGTGTTTCTCGTAAAGAAAAAGGAAGAAGAGCACTAATGGTCATCGAAACAGATGAAATATTAGCAGATGAAGTAATTGAAGAAATAAAAGCGCAACAAAATATTTGTCAAGTAACTATTATGGAATAA
- a CDS encoding DNA polymerase IV, producing MREMYPKKGRVILHVDMNCFFASVEIAHDSSLQGKPLAVAGNEKERKGIIITCSYEAREYGIRTTMPLWEAKRLCPQLIVRRPNFTLYREASFQMFQILSRFTEKIQPVSIDEGYLDITDCYALGSPLEIAKMIQQALLTELQLPCSIGIAPNLFLAKTASDMKKPLGITVLRKRDIPEMIWPLPVGAMHGIGEKTAEKLNDIHIQTIEQLAKGNEHIIRAKIGKHGVDLQRRAKGMDDREVDPSQMGQHKSVGNSMTFSKDMDEEKELLDMLQRLSKSVSKRLQKRTLVSYNIQIMIKYHDRRTVTRSKQLKNAIWEERDIFQAASRLWKQHWDGDSVRLLGVTATEIEWKTESVKQLDLFSFEEDAKEEPLLAVIDQINDKYGMPLLQRGSQLLRKQEKSFQQKLESKFM from the coding sequence ATGCGAGAAATGTATCCAAAAAAAGGTCGTGTTATTTTACATGTAGATATGAATTGTTTTTTCGCATCTGTTGAAATTGCTCATGACTCATCATTACAAGGGAAGCCGTTAGCGGTTGCTGGAAATGAAAAAGAAAGAAAAGGAATTATCATAACATGTAGTTATGAGGCGAGAGAATATGGAATACGTACAACGATGCCACTTTGGGAAGCGAAAAGGTTATGTCCGCAATTAATTGTAAGGCGCCCTAATTTTACATTATATCGCGAAGCTTCATTTCAAATGTTTCAAATTCTTTCCCGTTTTACGGAAAAAATACAACCAGTCTCTATAGATGAGGGGTATTTAGATATTACAGACTGTTACGCACTTGGTTCACCTCTTGAAATAGCAAAGATGATTCAGCAGGCGTTATTAACAGAATTGCAGCTTCCGTGTAGCATCGGGATTGCTCCGAACCTTTTCCTAGCAAAAACAGCTTCTGATATGAAAAAGCCTCTCGGTATTACCGTGCTCCGAAAACGAGATATTCCAGAAATGATTTGGCCACTTCCGGTTGGAGCGATGCATGGAATTGGAGAAAAAACAGCTGAGAAATTGAATGATATTCATATACAAACCATTGAGCAGTTAGCAAAAGGAAACGAACATATCATTCGCGCTAAAATTGGAAAGCATGGTGTTGATTTACAAAGGCGGGCAAAAGGTATGGATGATAGGGAAGTTGATCCGAGTCAAATGGGTCAACATAAAAGTGTTGGTAACTCGATGACTTTTTCAAAGGATATGGATGAAGAGAAAGAATTACTTGATATGTTACAAAGGCTATCAAAATCAGTGAGTAAAAGATTACAAAAGCGAACTCTTGTCAGCTATAATATTCAAATTATGATTAAATATCATGATAGGCGGACAGTAACGAGGAGTAAGCAATTGAAAAATGCCATTTGGGAAGAACGAGATATTTTTCAAGCAGCCTCTCGTTTATGGAAGCAACATTGGGACGGTGATTCCGTTCGTTTATTAGGTGTTACAGCTACTGAAATAGAGTGGAAGACTGAATCGGTGAAACAATTAGATTTGTTTTCATTTGAAGAAGATGCGAAAGAAGAGCCGCTACTTGCTGTCATTGATCAAATTAATGATAAGTATGGAATGCCGCTTTTACAACGAGGTAGTCAATTATTACGTAAGCAAGAAAAGTCTTTTCAGCAAAAATTAGAAAGTAAGTTTATGTAG
- a CDS encoding tripeptidase T, with the protein MINQERLVNEFMELVQVDSETKFEAEICKVLTKKFTDLGVEVFEDDTMAVTGHGAGNLICTLPATKDGVDTIYFTSHMDTVVPGNGIKPSIKDGYIVSDGTTILGADDKAGLASMFEAIRVLKEKNIPHGTIEFIITVGEESGLVGAKALDRERITAKYGYALDSDGKVGEIVVAAPTQAKVNAIIRGKTAHAGVAPEKGVSAITIAAKAIAKMPLGRIDSETTANIGRFEGGTQTNIVCDHVQIFAEARSLINEKMEVQVAKMKEAFETTAKEMGGQADVEVKVMYPGFKFADGDHVVEVAKRAAEKIGRTPSLHQSGGGSDANVIAGHGIPTVNLAVGYEEIHTTNEKIPVEELAKTAELVVAIIEEVAK; encoded by the coding sequence ATGATTAATCAAGAACGTTTAGTAAATGAATTCATGGAATTAGTACAAGTAGATTCTGAAACGAAATTTGAAGCAGAAATTTGCAAAGTATTAACAAAGAAATTTACAGATTTAGGTGTAGAAGTATTTGAAGATGACACAATGGCTGTTACTGGGCATGGTGCAGGTAACTTAATTTGTACATTACCAGCAACAAAAGATGGTGTTGATACAATTTACTTTACTTCTCATATGGATACAGTAGTTCCTGGTAATGGAATTAAGCCTTCTATTAAAGATGGATATATCGTATCAGATGGTACTACGATTTTAGGTGCGGATGATAAAGCGGGATTAGCATCAATGTTTGAAGCAATCCGTGTTTTAAAAGAGAAAAATATCCCTCACGGCACAATTGAATTTATTATTACAGTTGGAGAAGAATCTGGTCTTGTTGGTGCAAAAGCATTAGATCGTGAGCGCATTACAGCGAAATATGGTTACGCGTTAGATAGCGATGGGAAAGTTGGCGAAATCGTTGTTGCAGCTCCAACACAAGCGAAAGTGAACGCGATTATTCGCGGGAAAACAGCTCATGCAGGTGTAGCACCGGAAAAAGGCGTATCTGCAATTACGATCGCAGCGAAAGCAATTGCGAAGATGCCACTTGGTCGTATTGATTCTGAAACAACTGCAAATATTGGACGTTTTGAAGGTGGTACACAAACGAATATCGTTTGCGATCATGTACAAATCTTTGCAGAAGCGCGTTCTTTAATCAATGAAAAAATGGAAGTACAAGTTGCGAAAATGAAAGAAGCATTTGAAACAACTGCAAAAGAAATGGGCGGCCAAGCAGATGTTGAAGTAAAGGTTATGTACCCAGGATTTAAATTTGCTGATGGGGATCACGTTGTAGAAGTTGCAAAACGCGCAGCTGAAAAAATTGGTCGTACACCTTCTCTTCACCAAAGTGGTGGCGGAAGTGATGCAAACGTAATTGCTGGACACGGAATTCCAACAGTTAACTTAGCAGTTGGTTATGAAGAAATTCATACAACAAACGAAAAGATTCCTGTTGAAGAATTAGCGAAAACAGCAGAATTAGTTGTTGCAATCATAGAGGAAGTAGCGAAATAA
- the argD gene encoding acetylornithine transaminase, with translation MISHLFQTYGRRTVEFVKGNGTKVIDNNGKQYLDFTSGIGVCNLGHCHPTVMKAVQEQLNDIWHISNLFTNSLQEEVASLLTENIALDYVFFCNSGAEANEAALKLARKHTGKSLVVTCEQSFHGRTFGTMSATGQNKVKEGFGPLLPSFLHTPFNDIKALKEVMNEEVAAVMVEVVQGEGGVIPADLSFLKEIETLCKKFGSLFIIDEVQTGIGRTGTLFAYEQMGIDPHIVTTAKALGNGIPVGAMIGRKELGTSFTAGSHGSTFGGNYVAMAAAKEVLQVSKRLSFLKEVQEKGEYVLQKLQEELQHVECIQNIRGKGLMVGIECTHEVASFIEQLEKEGLLVLQAGPNVIRLLPPLIVTNEELEQAVYMIKKVVCTKNVSII, from the coding sequence ATGATAAGTCATCTTTTTCAAACGTATGGGAGAAGAACTGTTGAGTTTGTAAAGGGGAATGGAACGAAAGTCATTGATAACAACGGTAAACAATATTTAGATTTCACATCAGGGATTGGTGTATGTAATTTAGGGCATTGCCATCCTACTGTTATGAAAGCGGTACAAGAGCAACTTAATGATATATGGCATATATCTAATTTGTTTACAAATAGCTTACAAGAAGAAGTCGCGTCATTATTAACAGAAAATATAGCATTAGATTATGTGTTCTTCTGTAATAGCGGGGCAGAGGCGAATGAAGCAGCTTTGAAGCTAGCCCGTAAGCATACTGGAAAATCTCTCGTCGTAACGTGTGAGCAGTCTTTTCACGGTAGAACATTCGGAACGATGAGTGCGACGGGACAAAATAAAGTGAAAGAAGGGTTTGGTCCGCTCCTTCCGTCTTTTTTACATACTCCATTTAACGATATAAAGGCGCTCAAGGAAGTAATGAATGAAGAAGTTGCGGCAGTAATGGTAGAAGTTGTTCAAGGAGAGGGAGGAGTCATACCTGCTGATCTATCCTTTTTGAAAGAGATTGAAACATTATGTAAGAAGTTTGGTTCCTTATTTATTATAGACGAAGTACAAACAGGGATCGGAAGAACAGGTACATTATTTGCTTACGAACAAATGGGAATAGATCCTCATATCGTTACTACCGCTAAGGCGCTTGGAAATGGGATTCCTGTCGGAGCAATGATTGGCCGGAAAGAACTCGGAACGTCGTTCACTGCAGGATCGCACGGTTCAACGTTTGGCGGAAATTATGTTGCAATGGCTGCAGCGAAAGAAGTATTACAAGTAAGTAAAAGACTATCGTTTTTAAAAGAAGTACAAGAAAAGGGCGAGTACGTATTACAGAAGTTGCAAGAGGAATTACAACATGTCGAATGTATTCAAAATATACGTGGTAAGGGCCTTATGGTTGGAATTGAATGTACGCATGAAGTTGCAAGTTTTATAGAGCAACTAGAAAAAGAGGGACTACTCGTATTACAAGCAGGGCCTAATGTGATAAGACTATTACCGCCGCTCATTGTAACGAATGAAGAGTTAGAACAGGCAGTATATATGATAAAAAAAGTAGTTTGTACAAAAAATGTATCAATTATATAA
- the sdaAA gene encoding L-serine ammonia-lyase, iron-sulfur-dependent, subunit alpha, protein MFRNAAELVAQAKEQNVKIAEIMIQCEMETRSISREEVIAGMEKNLVVMEQAVERGIRGVKSPTGLTGGDAVKVQAYMKSGKGLSGDTILDAVSKAVATNEVNAAMGIICATPTAGSAGTVPGVLFALREKLQPTREEMIEFLFTAGAFGMVVANNACISGAAGGCQAEVGSASGMAAAAAVEMAGGTQDQAATAMAISLKNMLGLVCDPVAGLVEVPCVKRNAAGAANAMISADLALAGVTSTIPCDEVIEAMFRIGQTMPVALRETAEGGLAATPTGRRLQEEIFGKTNN, encoded by the coding sequence ATGTTTCGGAACGCAGCGGAACTAGTGGCGCAAGCTAAAGAACAAAATGTAAAAATCGCAGAAATTATGATTCAATGTGAAATGGAAACAAGAAGTATTTCACGTGAAGAAGTAATCGCTGGTATGGAAAAGAACTTAGTCGTGATGGAGCAAGCAGTAGAACGTGGTATTCGCGGAGTGAAATCACCAACTGGTTTAACTGGCGGAGATGCTGTAAAAGTTCAGGCGTATATGAAGAGCGGAAAAGGCTTATCTGGAGATACGATTTTGGACGCGGTGAGTAAAGCTGTTGCAACAAATGAAGTAAACGCAGCGATGGGAATTATTTGTGCAACACCAACAGCAGGGTCTGCTGGAACAGTGCCAGGTGTACTATTTGCACTAAGAGAAAAGTTGCAGCCTACACGTGAAGAAATGATTGAATTTTTATTTACAGCAGGAGCTTTCGGTATGGTTGTTGCAAATAATGCTTGTATTTCTGGTGCAGCAGGAGGATGCCAAGCTGAAGTTGGTTCAGCAAGTGGAATGGCGGCCGCGGCTGCAGTTGAAATGGCTGGTGGAACACAAGACCAAGCAGCTACAGCGATGGCAATTTCATTAAAGAACATGCTTGGTTTAGTATGCGATCCGGTGGCAGGACTTGTAGAAGTACCTTGCGTAAAACGTAATGCAGCAGGAGCTGCAAATGCGATGATTTCAGCTGATTTAGCATTAGCTGGTGTAACGAGTACCATTCCATGTGATGAAGTAATTGAGGCAATGTTTAGAATCGGACAAACGATGCCAGTAGCACTTCGTGAAACAGCAGAAGGTGGACTTGCAGCAACACCGACTGGTCGTCGTCTGCAAGAAGAGATTTTTGGGAAGACGAATAACTAA
- a CDS encoding DUF3932 family protein, protein MKEAFRLQTDFSSSFDRWVSSFVSDHPAQLEWTTLKELIHEYTTTHTNDSLPTYISSAFTYYAQRVSTANNSEIVIFENHTIS, encoded by the coding sequence ATGAAAGAAGCATTTCGTTTACAAACTGATTTTTCATCTTCATTTGATCGCTGGGTAAGTTCTTTCGTGTCTGATCACCCAGCACAATTAGAATGGACGACTTTGAAAGAATTAATCCATGAATATACAACAACACATACAAATGATTCGTTACCAACATATATTTCTTCAGCTTTCACATATTACGCACAACGCGTTTCAACAGCAAATAACTCAGAGATTGTTATTTTTGAAAATCATACAATCTCTTAA
- a CDS encoding YqzH family protein: MNEKLIEKMIIKSFQQYQCSPMSNEDQEMLVKHIQAIIHSNTKIDVYEAVEDIVYDYVTGK, from the coding sequence ATGAATGAAAAATTAATTGAGAAAATGATTATAAAAAGTTTTCAGCAATATCAATGTAGTCCTATGTCAAATGAGGATCAGGAAATGCTTGTTAAACATATTCAAGCAATAATTCATTCAAATACTAAAATTGATGTATACGAGGCAGTTGAGGATATCGTTTACGATTATGTGACTGGAAAATAA
- the rnz gene encoding ribonuclease Z, translating into MEFVFLGTGAGVPSKGRNVSAIALQLLEERGQTWLFDCGEATQHQILHTSVRPRRIEKIFITHLHGDHIFGLPGLLGSRSFQGGTTPLTVYGPKGIKQFIEVALSVSTTHVKYPLEIVEITEEGTVFEDNEFHVETKRLSHGIECFGYRIIEKDIQGALLVDKLLEIGVKPGPLFKRLKDGEVVELENGTILNGNDFIGPPQKGRVITILGDTRYCEASRELAQDADVLVHEATFAAEDEQQAYDYFHSTSKQAASIALQANAKRLILTHISSRYQGDTYKELLKEARELFSNTEIATDLKSFPVDR; encoded by the coding sequence GTGGAATTTGTATTTTTAGGAACTGGTGCAGGTGTTCCTTCAAAAGGAAGGAATGTTTCGGCAATTGCTTTGCAATTGTTAGAAGAACGAGGACAGACTTGGTTATTTGATTGTGGTGAGGCGACGCAACATCAAATATTACATACATCAGTACGTCCACGCCGCATTGAAAAAATATTTATTACGCATTTACATGGTGATCATATTTTTGGTTTGCCTGGTTTATTAGGAAGCCGTTCGTTCCAAGGAGGGACTACACCTTTAACAGTGTATGGACCAAAAGGAATTAAACAGTTTATTGAAGTTGCATTATCAGTAAGCACGACACATGTAAAATACCCGCTTGAAATTGTTGAGATAACAGAAGAAGGTACTGTGTTTGAAGATAATGAATTTCATGTGGAAACGAAAAGATTGTCACACGGTATTGAATGTTTTGGGTATCGTATTATAGAGAAAGATATACAAGGCGCCCTTTTAGTCGATAAATTGCTGGAGATCGGTGTGAAACCAGGCCCACTCTTTAAACGTTTAAAAGATGGAGAAGTGGTTGAATTGGAAAATGGTACGATATTAAACGGAAACGATTTTATCGGCCCACCTCAAAAGGGAAGAGTTATTACCATTTTAGGTGATACGAGATATTGTGAAGCGAGTAGAGAGCTAGCACAAGACGCTGACGTACTTGTTCATGAAGCAACTTTTGCGGCAGAAGATGAACAACAAGCATATGATTATTTTCATTCCACATCTAAGCAAGCTGCAAGTATTGCACTTCAGGCAAATGCAAAACGATTAATATTGACTCATATTAGTTCTCGTTATCAAGGAGATACATATAAGGAATTATTGAAAGAGGCAAGAGAGCTATTTTCTAATACAGAAATAGCTACAGATTTAAAATCATTTCCAGTGGACAGATAA
- the proI gene encoding pyrroline-5-carboxylate reductase ProI, giving the protein MSIQNISFLGAGSIAEAIIGGLLHANVVKGEQITVSNRSNETRLQELHQKYGVKGTHNKKELLTDTNILFLAMKPKDIAEALIPFKEYIHHNVLIISLLAGVSTHSIKNLLQKDVPIIRAMPNTSAAILKSATAISPSKHATAEHIQTAIALFKTIGLVSVVEEEDMHAVTALSGSGPAYIYYVVEAMEAAAKKIGLKEDVAKSLILQTMIGAAEMLKASEKHPSILRKEITSPGGTTEAGIEVLQEHKFQQALISCITQAAQRSHNLGKTLEQLTKEK; this is encoded by the coding sequence ATGTCTATTCAAAACATTTCCTTTCTCGGTGCAGGCTCTATTGCTGAAGCTATTATTGGTGGCTTGTTACATGCAAATGTTGTGAAAGGCGAACAAATTACCGTAAGTAATCGTTCTAACGAGACAAGGTTACAGGAGCTACATCAAAAATATGGAGTCAAAGGTACGCATAATAAAAAAGAACTACTTACTGATACAAATATTCTTTTTCTAGCTATGAAACCTAAGGATATTGCAGAAGCGCTTATCCCTTTTAAAGAATATATACATCATAACGTACTTATTATTTCGTTATTAGCGGGTGTTTCTACTCACTCGATTAAAAACTTACTTCAAAAAGACGTTCCGATTATTCGAGCAATGCCAAATACATCTGCAGCTATTTTAAAATCAGCTACTGCTATCTCGCCTTCAAAGCATGCAACAGCGGAACATATTCAGACTGCCATAGCTTTATTTAAAACGATCGGCCTCGTCTCTGTTGTAGAGGAAGAAGATATGCATGCTGTCACTGCATTATCTGGAAGTGGGCCTGCTTATATTTATTACGTAGTAGAAGCGATGGAAGCAGCCGCAAAAAAAATCGGTTTAAAAGAAGATGTTGCAAAGTCACTTATTCTTCAGACGATGATTGGTGCTGCTGAAATGCTAAAAGCAAGTGAAAAACACCCTTCTATTTTGCGAAAGGAAATTACTTCTCCTGGTGGAACGACCGAAGCGGGCATTGAAGTATTACAAGAACATAAATTTCAACAAGCACTTATTTCTTGTATTACACAAGCAGCGCAACGATCGCATAACCTCGGGAAAACATTAGAACAACTAACAAAAGAAAAATAA
- a CDS encoding SDR family oxidoreductase: MTGRLQNKVIVITGASSGIGEQVAMQVAEQGATPVLMARTEEKLKALADKIKETYNTPCYYYVLDVSEETEVQSVFSKVLQEVGRIDILVNNAGFGIFKTFEDASMDEVKDMFQVNVFGLVACTKAVLPYMVKRNEGHIINIASLAGKIATPKSSAYAATKHAVLGFTNSLRMELSSTNVFVTAINPGPIDTNFFEIADQSGTYVKNMGRYMLKPTYVAEQIVKSMQTKKREVNLPKWMGIGPKLYALFPGLFERVAGKSLSKK; the protein is encoded by the coding sequence ATGACGGGACGTTTACAAAATAAAGTAATCGTCATTACAGGTGCTTCTAGTGGAATTGGAGAGCAAGTTGCAATGCAAGTTGCAGAGCAGGGGGCGACTCCAGTATTAATGGCTAGAACAGAAGAGAAATTAAAAGCGCTAGCAGACAAAATTAAAGAAACTTATAATACGCCTTGCTATTATTATGTATTAGATGTAAGTGAAGAGACGGAAGTACAATCTGTTTTTTCAAAGGTATTACAAGAAGTGGGACGTATTGATATATTAGTAAACAATGCGGGATTTGGTATTTTTAAAACGTTTGAAGATGCGTCAATGGATGAAGTGAAAGATATGTTCCAAGTAAATGTATTTGGATTAGTAGCTTGTACGAAAGCAGTTCTACCTTATATGGTGAAAAGAAACGAAGGGCATATTATTAATATTGCTTCACTTGCTGGGAAAATTGCAACGCCGAAATCAAGTGCGTATGCAGCGACGAAACATGCAGTATTAGGATTTACCAATAGTTTACGCATGGAGTTATCCAGTACGAATGTTTTCGTAACAGCGATTAATCCAGGTCCGATAGATACAAACTTTTTTGAAATAGCTGATCAATCCGGTACATATGTGAAAAATATGGGACGATACATGTTAAAACCAACATATGTAGCAGAGCAAATTGTAAAATCAATGCAAACGAAAAAGCGTGAAGTAAATTTACCGAAATGGATGGGCATTGGTCCGAAACTTTATGCATTATTCCCAGGTTTATTTGAGCGTGTTGCAGGTAAATCATTAAGTAAAAAATAG
- the argC gene encoding N-acetyl-gamma-glutamyl-phosphate reductase: MKVAIIGATGYGGIELIRLLEQHPYFSIASLHSFSQVGECITNVYPHFQNVLVHTLQEIDVEEIEKEAEIVFLATPAGVSAELTPKLLAVGLKVIDLSGDFRMKDPFIYEQWYKRAAAKEGVLREAVYGLSEWKRSEIQKANLIANPGCFATAALLAILPLVRSGIIEEDSIIIDAKSGVSGAGKTPTTMTHFPELYDNLRIYKVNEHQHIPEIEQMLAEWNRETKPITFSTHLIPISRGIMVTLYAKVKREMEIEQLQQLYEEAYEQSAFIRIRMQGEFPSPKEVRGSNYCDMGIAYDERTGRVTIVSVIDNMMKGAAGQAIQNANIVAGLEETTGLQHMPLYL; the protein is encoded by the coding sequence ATGAAGGTCGCGATTATTGGAGCAACTGGGTATGGAGGTATTGAGTTAATTCGGTTATTAGAACAACATCCATATTTTTCGATAGCATCTCTCCATTCTTTTTCACAAGTTGGCGAGTGTATAACAAATGTATATCCGCATTTTCAAAATGTTCTTGTTCATACGTTACAAGAAATTGATGTGGAGGAAATAGAGAAGGAAGCAGAAATTGTATTTTTAGCAACCCCAGCAGGAGTATCAGCAGAGTTAACTCCCAAATTATTAGCAGTAGGCTTAAAAGTAATTGACCTATCTGGAGACTTTCGTATGAAAGATCCTTTCATATATGAACAGTGGTATAAAAGGGCAGCTGCAAAAGAAGGAGTCCTTAGGGAAGCTGTATATGGGTTAAGTGAATGGAAAAGGTCCGAAATTCAAAAGGCAAATTTAATTGCAAACCCGGGATGTTTTGCTACAGCTGCATTATTAGCGATATTACCGTTAGTTCGTAGCGGCATAATTGAGGAAGACTCAATTATTATTGATGCGAAATCAGGAGTATCTGGAGCAGGCAAAACGCCAACAACGATGACTCACTTTCCTGAGTTATATGATAACTTGCGTATTTATAAAGTAAATGAGCATCAACACATTCCTGAGATTGAGCAAATGCTCGCGGAGTGGAATAGAGAAACGAAGCCAATCACGTTTAGTACACATTTAATACCGATATCACGTGGGATTATGGTTACACTGTATGCGAAAGTAAAGCGAGAAATGGAAATAGAACAACTTCAACAATTATATGAAGAAGCGTATGAACAATCGGCTTTTATTCGAATTCGCATGCAAGGAGAGTTTCCAAGTCCGAAAGAAGTGAGAGGCTCAAATTATTGTGATATGGGGATAGCTTACGATGAAAGAACAGGAAGAGTGACAATTGTTTCTGTTATAGACAATATGATGAAAGGTGCGGCTGGTCAAGCGATTCAAAATGCAAATATAGTAGCGGGACTAGAAGAAACGACAGGTTTACAACATATGCCGCTTTATCTATAA
- the argB gene encoding acetylglutamate kinase yields the protein MNDYIVVKCGGSMLEQLNDVFFDCIKKLQQQYKVVIVHGGGPEIDAKLKDCNINVEKRDGLRVTPKEVMDVVQMVLCGSTNKKFVMNLQKHNLLAVGCSGCDGKLLQVQPVSEEIGYVGEVSYVETALLKGLINMNYIPVIAPIGIHDNEIYNINADTAAAGIAAALSAKELILITDVDGILHEGKLVKKTDESEIATLIEKGVITGGMIPKVQAALASLKMGVQKISIVNGTKDFTEDTGECIGTTVTRGVSIV from the coding sequence ATGAACGATTATATTGTAGTGAAATGCGGCGGTAGTATGTTAGAGCAATTAAATGACGTGTTTTTTGATTGTATAAAGAAATTGCAACAGCAGTATAAAGTAGTGATCGTTCATGGTGGCGGCCCAGAAATTGATGCTAAATTAAAAGATTGTAACATCAACGTAGAAAAAAGAGATGGATTACGGGTAACACCAAAAGAAGTTATGGATGTTGTTCAAATGGTGCTATGTGGAAGTACGAATAAAAAATTCGTAATGAATTTACAAAAGCATAATTTACTTGCGGTAGGTTGTTCAGGGTGTGACGGCAAATTACTTCAAGTTCAACCTGTCAGCGAGGAGATTGGATATGTGGGAGAAGTAAGTTATGTAGAAACAGCCCTACTAAAAGGATTAATAAATATGAATTATATTCCTGTTATTGCTCCAATCGGGATCCATGATAATGAGATTTATAACATAAATGCGGATACCGCCGCAGCTGGGATTGCGGCCGCACTATCCGCAAAAGAACTCATTTTGATTACGGATGTAGATGGGATATTACATGAAGGGAAACTGGTAAAGAAAACAGATGAGTCTGAAATTGCAACTCTTATAGAAAAAGGAGTTATTACAGGCGGGATGATTCCGAAAGTACAGGCAGCACTAGCGTCATTAAAAATGGGAGTGCAAAAGATAAGTATCGTAAATGGTACAAAAGATTTTACTGAAGATACAGGAGAATGTATTGGAACGACGGTAACGAGGGGAGTGAGTATCGTATGA